A window of the Cystobacter fuscus genome harbors these coding sequences:
- a CDS encoding glycoside hydrolase family 43 protein, with the protein MLTLTYEAASEPARVQREGLSSTFLGPSALALAVLTLLPAPASAATPVYTMTAFTNSSESNMYVYQSYDGTHYGLMKGPAYTPPSGLIRDPSLLRHTDGVYYVTYTTNWDGNTIGFAKSTDRVNWTFMQNVTLPTANLQNTWAPEWFKDSDGSINIIVSLRTTGTSNFTPHVIKALNTSLTAWSSPVPLSGLGPNYIDTFIVKLGSTYHAFTKNETSKYIEYATASSLTGPYTFKGTGDWAGWGNWVEGPALIQLDNGSWRILFDGYSSGKYYYSESANTFASWSAKKELPSLTGFVRHLTVLKEPGQAGDIRRLQSFNFPDRYARHYNYQARIDPNVSPVEDSRFRIVPGLADGSSAVSFESVNLPGYFLKHSNYVLVLARDDGTDQFKQDATFRDVAGLANPAWTSYQSYNVPGSYIRHYDYTLRIDPINSSTGQSDATFKEVSP; encoded by the coding sequence ATGTTAACGCTCACATACGAGGCCGCTTCCGAGCCGGCCCGGGTCCAGAGAGAGGGGCTCAGCTCCACCTTCCTGGGGCCCAGCGCGCTGGCCCTGGCGGTGCTCACGCTCCTGCCGGCCCCGGCCTCCGCCGCCACCCCGGTGTACACCATGACCGCGTTCACGAACTCGAGTGAATCGAACATGTACGTGTACCAGTCCTATGACGGCACCCATTACGGATTGATGAAGGGGCCCGCCTATACACCTCCGTCGGGATTGATCCGCGACCCCAGCCTCCTCCGACATACGGACGGGGTGTACTACGTGACGTACACCACGAACTGGGACGGCAACACGATTGGTTTCGCCAAGAGCACCGATCGCGTGAACTGGACCTTCATGCAGAATGTCACGCTTCCGACGGCGAACCTGCAGAACACCTGGGCGCCCGAGTGGTTCAAGGACAGCGACGGCAGTATCAACATCATCGTCTCGCTGCGCACCACGGGCACCAGCAACTTCACCCCTCATGTCATCAAGGCGCTCAACACCTCACTGACCGCCTGGTCCAGCCCCGTGCCCCTGTCGGGCCTGGGGCCCAACTACATCGACACGTTCATCGTCAAGCTGGGCAGCACCTACCATGCGTTCACCAAGAACGAGACGAGCAAGTACATCGAGTACGCGACGGCTTCCAGCTTGACCGGACCCTACACCTTCAAGGGCACCGGGGATTGGGCGGGCTGGGGCAACTGGGTGGAAGGTCCGGCCCTGATCCAGTTGGACAATGGCTCCTGGCGGATCCTCTTCGACGGATACTCGTCCGGGAAGTACTACTACAGCGAATCGGCCAACACCTTCGCCTCCTGGTCGGCCAAGAAGGAGCTCCCCTCGCTCACGGGCTTCGTCCGGCACCTGACCGTGCTGAAGGAGCCGGGACAGGCCGGTGACATCCGGCGCCTCCAGTCCTTCAACTTCCCGGACCGTTACGCCCGCCATTACAACTATCAAGCCCGCATCGATCCGAACGTGTCTCCGGTCGAGGACTCACGCTTCCGCATCGTTCCTGGACTGGCCGATGGCAGCAGCGCCGTCTCGTTCGAGTCGGTCAACCTTCCCGGCTACTTCCTCAAACACAGCAACTACGTGCTGGTCCTGGCGCGCGATGATGGCACGGACCAGTTCAAGCAGGACGCCACCTTCCGGGATGTCGCGGGCCTGGCGAACCCGGCCTGGACGTCCTACCAGTCGTACAACGTTCCGGGTTCCTACATCCGTCACTACGACTACACGCTTCGCATCGATCCCATCAACAGCTCGACCGGGCAGTCGGACGCGACGTTCAAGGAAGTCAGTCCGTGA